From one Cucurbita pepo subsp. pepo cultivar mu-cu-16 chromosome LG17, ASM280686v2, whole genome shotgun sequence genomic stretch:
- the LOC111779240 gene encoding transcription factor MYB14-like: MKKMGRAPCCEKVGLKRGPWSPQEDQILIKFIQQNGHSNWRALPKRAGLLRCGKSCRLRWINYLRPDLKRGDFTREEEETIINLHKLLGNRWSMIAAKLPGRTDNEIKNVWHTSLKKRLNQNQTREDHTELNKNDIPFQDQPPCSSDIKSDGEENVDHCTKNNDDDNDTRLEELAFAKDFLENLFSEEEIFPNNCNMIKNDDQSPKEVEISSDTVDIMDFWRGVFMKDGELPELQEINII; this comes from the exons atgaagaaaatgggaaGGGCTCCATGCTGTGAGAAAGTGGGGCTGAAGAGAGGGCCATGGAGCCCTCAAGAAGACCAAATTCTCATCAAATTCATTCAACAAAATGGGCATTCCAATTGGAGGGCACTTCCCAAAAGAGCTG GACTGTTACGGTGCGGGAAAAGTTGCAGGCTTCGATGGATCAATTATCTAAGGCCAGACCTTAAACGAGGAGATTTCACTCGTGAAGAAGAGGAAACGATTATAAACTTGCATAAGTTGTTGGGAAACAG ATGGTCGATGATTGCAGCAAAGTTACCTGGAAGAACAGATAACGAGATTAAAAATGTTTGGCACACTTCTTTGAAGAAGAGATTaaaccaaaaccaaactcGAGAAGATCACACCGAGCTAAACAAGAATGACATCCCTTTTCAAGATCAACCACCATGTTCATCGGATATCAAATCAGACGGAGAGGAAAATGTTGATCATTGTACTAAGAACAACGATGATGATAATGATACCAGACTCGAAGAGCTTGCTTTTGCAAAAGATTtcttagaaaatttattttcggAAGAAGAAATTTTTCCGAACAATTGTAATATGATAAAAAATGATGATCAATCACcaaaagaagttgaaatttCTTCGGACACAGTTGATATCATGGATTTTTGGAGAGGTGTTTTTATGAAAGATGGTGAGTTACCCGAGCTAcaagaaattaatataatataa
- the LOC111778882 gene encoding protein FAR1-RELATED SEQUENCE 5-like produces the protein MNLDDESGRAHDSIEINGDAAEGNLILEPYVGMEFDSEDAARKFYVEYARQMGFVVRIMQRRCSGIDGRTLARRLGCNKQGFAPNRRGIYGSDKKPRPSSREGCKATILVKMEKSGKWIVSRIVKDHNHPLVVCSNGFSCSGDKDKKIEELKMELEHQEQRCVAYREKLFDFISTVEEQTEELSSKIQMIIGNVRQVESGMQKHYPFRQ, from the exons TGAATTTAGACGACGAATCAGGGCGAGCACACGACTCTATTGAGATTAACGGAGATGCAGCTGAAGGAAATTTGATTTTGGAGCCATATGTTGGTATGGAGTTTGATTCTGAAGATGCTGCAAGAAAGTTTTATGTTGAATATGCGAGACAGATGGGGTTTGTCGTGCGAATTATGCAGCGACGTTGTTCGGGAATTGATGGAAGAACGTTAGCCCGGAGGCTTGGATGTAATAAACAAGGTTTCGCTCCGAATCGAAGAGGGATTTATGGATCAGATAAGAAACCACGGCCTAGTTCACGAGAGGGCTGCAAGGCAACGATTTTGGTGAAAATGGAGAAGTCTGGAAAATGGATTGTTTCAAGAATTGTGAAGGATCACAATCATCCCTTAGTTGTTTGTTCTAATGGTTTCAGCTGCTCG GGCGACAAAGATAAGAAGATCGAAGAACTTAAAATGGAGTTGGAGCATCAAGAGCAACGATGCGTAGCTTACCGGGAAAAGCTTTTCGATTTCATCTCAACGGTGGAGGAACAAACAGAAGAATTGTCTTCAAAAATACAAATGATCATCGGCAATGTAAGGCAAGTTGAATCTGGTATGCAAAAACATTATCCATTTCGACAATAG
- the LOC111778883 gene encoding uncharacterized protein LOC111778883: MEESEAYPKDNQNGRRRGDEFRIASPSSPSSSSTTSVHVTTLDGLVNVNSLFTIAVFVGLSLTTPGQHSLENSSVCDAGIDVARKLLVFEVVSFSFFLFSSLVAQGLKLAINLLNSKDVDEAFRAHINLKVLRFGMLASAFGSMMGCLFLMLSMVNVIQIRLGMLSCGSKSAVHAVAALVVLVSSALLVYISTAIYAFLH, from the exons ATGGAAGA ATCCGAGGCGTATCCAAAAGACAATCAGAATGGCCGGAGAAGAGGCGATGAATTCCGAATCGCCTCCCCCTCCTCGCCATCGTCTTCCTCCACCACCAGCGTCCACGTTACGACACTCGACGGACTCGTCAATGTGAATTCGCTTTTCACCATCGCGGTGTTTGTAGGGCTTTCATTGACAACGCCAGGGCAGCATAGTCTCGAGAATTCCTCGGTCTGCGACGCCGGCATTGATGTTGCTCGGAAGCTTCTGGTGTTTGAGGTGGTGTCGTTTAGCTTTTTTCTGTTCTCGTCTCTTGTGGCGCAGGGATTGAAGCTTGCGATCAACCTTTTGAACAGTAAGGATGTGGATGAGGCATTTAGGGCACACATCAATTTGAAGGTGCTCAGATTTGGGATGTTGGCCTCCGCCTTCGGATCCATGATGGGCTGCTTGTTCCTGATGCTGTCGATGGTGAATGTCATTCAAATTCGCCTTGGGATGCTGTCCTGTGGGAGTAAATCGGCTGTTCATGCTGTCGCCGCGCTTGTTGTTCTGGTTTCCTCTGCTCTTTTGGTCTATATTTCCACTGCTATCTATGCTTTTCTGCATTGA